In a single window of the Nicotiana tomentosiformis chromosome 10, ASM39032v3, whole genome shotgun sequence genome:
- the LOC138900051 gene encoding uncharacterized protein yields the protein MVAAAQDQVVPVMNDDEQMRLERFGRLQPPSFSGAESEDAQSFLDKCQWILHMDGILETSGVSFTTFQFTGAAIRWWEAYERCRSVGAAPLTWQEFSVLFLEKFVPQSCREELHRQFEQFRQKGMSMTQYKMRFSELAHHTVWLVPTDTESIRRFIDGPTYQLRFLMTRERVSGATCDEVVDIAQ from the coding sequence atggttgcagctgctcaggaccaAGTGGTCCCCGTTATGAATGATGATGAGCaaatgagacttgagagatttgggaggcttcagcctccatcatttagtggtgctgagtcagaggatgctcagagcTTCTTGGACAAGTGCCAGTGGATTCTTCACATGgatggtattctggagaccagtggggtctcgtttactacttttcagttcacaGGGGCTGCcatcagatggtgggaggcttatgagagatgcaggtcggtcggtgcagcaccgcttacatggcaggagttctctgttctcttcttggagaagttcgtgccacagtcttGCAGGGAGGAGCTgcatagacagtttgagcagttccGTCAGAAGGGCATGTCTATGACACAGTacaagatgaggttttctgagttagctcatcacacagtttggttggttcccactgatacggagagtattaggaggttcattgatggccccACATATCAGCTACGATttcttatgactcgggagagggtgtctggtgctacttgtGATGAagtggttgacattgctcagtag